The genomic window GTGTATCCTTGTTGTATCGAAGACAGGCACCGGGGCGTCTGCCGCCCCGACCAGCATCGAGAGCTCCGTGCACCCGAGCACGATGCCTTGAGCGCCCGACGCGGCCAAGCCGGCCATTATGCCCCGCAGGGCCATGCGGGATGACTCTCGTACAATACCCCTGCACAGCTCCCGGAAGATGATGTCGTTCACTATTTGCCGGGCCTCGGGACCCGGGGTCATCACCCGAAGTCCGCGACGGGCAGCGAGGTGCCCCGCGTAGAAATCCTCCTCCATAGTGAACCTCGTTCCGAGCAGGCCCACACGTTCGACGCCTTGGGCTTTGACCCTTTCCGCTGTTGCGTCCGCAATGTGGAGGAGTGGTATGGTGACCGCGGCTTCGATCACGTCCGCCACCTTGTGCATGGTGTTCGTAGCAAGGACCAGGATCTCGGCCCCAGCCCTCTCCAGGCCCTTGGCCACCTGCGCGAGTTCAGCACCGACCTGGTCCCATTCCCCCGCCGCCTGCAATCTCTCCATCCTCGCGAAGTCCACACTGTACATGATGCACTCCGCGGAATGCAGGCCTCCGAGTCTGTGCCGCACAGCCTCGTTGATGATCCTGTAGTATTCTGCGGAGGATTCCCAGCTCATCCCGGCGATAAGCCCGATCGTCTTCATGGCCCACCTCCCGTTGTCCCACACGCCAGCCGCCAATGGTGCAGGCACAGTACCCACCCGACCGCTGTTTGCCTCTGGGAATCCTGTTCCACAACCGTGCAGTCTCCGTATACTGATTAGTGTGGTGAGCGGGAGGGGGTGTCGCGTGGCGCAGCAGCCCACCAAGCCTGACAGTTCGGGACAGTTGGCCGCCTTACAGATAGAGACTGCCGGGGCTTGGACAATCGTGCTTGGTAGCTTCCTCCAGGCCCTGGGTCTACAGCTCTCCCTGGAGGGAGCTAGCGCTGACGCTCAGCAGCTGGAGGAGATAAAGAACCAGATCAAGCTGCTCTGGATTCAGCTAGAGCATCTCAGGCTGCGCATGGACCAGATGGAGCTCTTCCTCTACAAAGACCGTTAGCGGGCGTGCTGGCCGGACTACCCCTCTATCGGGCGTGCTGAGCGTGCGTGTCTACCTGACTATCCCTCGTACGCCGGGCACCACGCGACGCCGATTGAACCAGGCCCAGTATGAGTGCCCACCACCGGACCACATTTGGAGATGAAGACTTCGGCACACACAAACCTTCGCTCTACCTCGGCCTTCCACTCCTTGGCACGATCAGGGGAATCCCCGTGGATCACTGCGACATGAAGCGGCTTTCGCGAACCCACCCATTGCGACATGAGTTCCATGACGCGAGGTAGAACCCTGCCTGCTCCTCGAACCCGGTCGACCGGAATCACTTCTCCTTCGCCCAGGGAGATCACAGGCTTGATGGAAAGCAGCCCACCCAGGAGGGCCGATGCCTTGCCTATCCTTCCGTTCTTCTCGAGGTACCGGAGTGTGTCGACAGTGAAGAGGAGTTTCACGTTGTCCATGAAATGGCGGACGACGCGGCGAATCTCGTTGAGTTCCCGGCCTGCCGCGACCGCTCTGGCCGCAGCCAGGGCCACAAATCCTTGGCATGTGGAGGCCTGACCGGAGTCGATGACCTCGATCGCGGATGACCCCAGGGTCTCCCTGGCTATGAGGGCGCTCTGGTAGGTTCCACTCAGCTTTGATGACACATGGATGGAGATGATATGGTCGTAATTTTCCAACATTCGCTTGTAGACCGCGAGGAAGCTAGCGGGAGACGGCTGAGAAGTCGTCGGCATAACGTCGGACGTCTTGAGCTTCTCGAAGAACTCCTCAGTAGTGAGGTCGACTTGATCCTTGTAGACTTCGTCCCCGAACAGGACCGAGACGGGGACTACCTCTATGTTGTTTTCGCGATACAAGTCCTGAGGGAGGTCCGCAATACTGTCGGTAACCACGCCTATCCTTGCCATCGTGATCTTCCCTTCGCAGCACATGCCTCGGCGGCACGTTTGTTCTTCGGCCCAATAGTTTGACATTCAAACAATATCCTAGTGCTCTCCGGTTGTCAAGGGCAGTCTTAATGAACGTCTTTGGGCGCACAATCGGGCCGTGATGCCGCAACTGTGGTCCCGCCAGCTCTCACCAGGAAGTCTCTCTCCTCCCACCGAGACCCGCGCCGTATCCCCGGAGGCCTGTGCTAAGATGATGGTAGACGCTCTGTCGAAGGAGGATGACCCGTTTGCGAAGGGTTTGCATCGTAGCTGCAGTCGTCGCCGCCAGCGTGCTCGGAACAGTGGCGCCGCCCGCAGGGGCTGTGGGATTACTCGCCTCGCCATGGGACCGTGCCGAGCTCGAGGCGATTCAGGCCGATGTCGGCCTTGGGCATCACTCCTGGCGGCTTGATCCGGAGCAGGTGGCGCGGGCCTGGGGCGTGAGGCTTGGCTTCTCCCCAGAACACGATCAATTCAACATCTTGCCTTCGAAACCGGGCATCCCGGGGCCCGACGGGCCCACGGTAGATGTTCAGGTGCTCCACGGACAAGAAGTCCATGTCATGACCTTGGTGCAACCTCTCGGGCCTGGGCCGGATAAGATATGGGTGGTGGAGTCCGTGACGCGCGTCCCAGACGCCACCGTCCTCTATGCATCACAGGGTCCTCTCGAAGACTCCTGGATCGGTGCCAGGCCGCGTGTGAGGTTCTACGTCTCCGGCAGGTTCATGGGGCCGGATTTCGACCCCAACACTCAAGTGGGCCTAGTCGCTGACCTCGGTGAACGTCCTACCGGAGGTTATTCGATTGGTATTCGCAATATTATCCTGCGAGGGCGGACTGTCACAGTCACAGTCTGGGTTTCCAACCCTAAGCCCGGAGACATGGTCGTTCAAGCCCTGACCCGTCCACTTGCATACGCAGTGATCAATAAGGAAGACCTCCCGAAGGGCTCGGTCACATTCGAGATCAGGAGGGCAGACGGCGCGGAGTGCGGCGAGTCAAGGACCTTGGTGAACGACCTCGGGTCCTACACCGTCAGGCCCGGTGACTCGTTCTACCGGATAGCCTCCAGATTCGACATGCCACTCTCCAAGCTTCTCTCGTACAACGAGGGCGTAGACCCGCTCAACCTGCAGGTGGGGCATGAGGTCATGCTCGAGCCGGTGCTCGCCATGAGCAACCTCGCCATACGTCGTGATTAACCTGTGGACCAATACACCGGTGGATCAGGGGTGGGTGGTCGAACCGGGGACCTGCCCGGCCCAGATGCCTGCCCACTCTCGATCTCTGCACAGCCGCGGGACAGTTCCTTCCGCCCGCCTGCGCCGAGCAGGATCGGGCAGGCCCGCAGCGAATGTACGCTGGATAGCGTCCAGGTTATGAACCGATGGGGGATGCCGAATTGGAGACATGCAACGGTTTCGATTCTAGACTCCGCAAGATGCTCGACTCCATCGTGGTGGACCCTGTGGCGAGGGAGAAAGGCCGGAACCGGATATCGCGGGTTCTGGGTGGAGAGGACGTGGACTGCCTTCCGATCGTGTGCGGCATCCCGTCTCTGGGGCAGACAGGGTGTTCCCAGTACTCCTTCAAGGAGCAGTTCGAAGACGGGGCAAAAATGCTCATTGAGCACATCCCGGCCATGGCAATGGCCGCGGCGTCCGGAGCAGATGGGGTCGTCTGCATGAGGCCCAACTTCGGCGTGGTCTTCATGCCCGCTCTTTTCGGTCTCGAGTGGGAGTTCAGAGATGGCGCGTGGCCCTGGCCCGCAGGGCACATGTCCCGCGAGCAGTTGGAGCCACTGCTGGAGCCCGAATCAAGGGCAGATCTCATGCGGTCGCTCCAGGGCCGGGACCTCATGGCCCGCGCCGCGGACTACGCCCGGTACTTCGCGGAGCAACTGGGAGATAGAGCTCGGGTATACCTGCCCGACACTCAAGGGCCGTTCGACCTCGCGCACTTGTTACGAGGGAACGACCTCTTCCTGGACATGTATGACGATCCCGAGTTCGTGCACGATCTCATGGCCCTGGTGACTGATGTGTTCATTGAGATCACTAGGACGCTCAAGCGGGTGCTCGGCGAGGCTGACACTGAGTGCTACCATGGGCACGGGATGTCCAGCGGGATATACATGTCCAATGGTGGAACGAGACTCTCGGAGGACACGGTCACGTTGCTCTCCCGCCGGGACATCGACGAGTTCGTGATCCCTTATACTGAGCGCGCCCTCGCGGCGTTTGGCGGGGGGTTCGTCCACTACTGCGGAACCAACCCCGGGTTCTTCGACGCCCTTCTCGAACTGGATCTGGTCCGCGCCATAAACCTCGGCAACCCGGAGATGCACGACATGCCCTCGATAATCAGTAAGCTAATGGACCGGGGCCGTGCCTACTTTGGTCCGATTCCGCTCGAACCCGGTGAGGGTCTCCGGGCATATCTCTCCCGGGTCGCCCGCCTGACCGGCGGGGAGAAGCGGGGCCTGGTGTTCGTTCCAGATCCCGCAGTGTATGAAGAAGCTGCTCCCGACATTGTGGTTTCGGAGTGGCGAGAGGTACAGGCCTCCTTGAGATGAGTCTTCTCACGTGCGCGGGCTCGCCCTCCCGGGGTGATCCCTTTCACAGGTCCTCCTTCCCCGGGGGGACGTCCCTTCCCCGGGTCGCTAGCGTCCGGCGGCGGACTCGAGCTCGCCCGAGGGGCAGGACAGGCCAGACATGGGCGACGGATCCGGCGGTCCGGGTGCGACGGGCCGGGCCTCCTCCCATTTTCCGCACTTGCCGCCCCATCTGGCGATGAGAGCTGAGTCCCTTGAGATCTCGACGATCTCGCACATGTTCGGGCAGTCAGTGCACTCACGGGACCTTGCTGAGAAGTCGTGGTCAGGCACGACCCATCCAGCGAACGAGGTTCCGCCTGTGGCGCGCCCGGATCTCACGTGCCTTTTTGCGAGAATGGCAGCGCCGATCGCCCCCATGACATCAAACCGTGGGGGGACCGTCACCGGCATACGGAGAGCTTCCTCAAACGCCTGTCGCATGCCCGCGTTGGCTGCCACCCCACCTTGGAACACCACAGGCGCATGGATCTCTTTCCCCTTGCCGACGTTGTTGAGGTAGTTTCTCACCAGCGCCTCGCACAGGCCGCGTATGATATCGGGCAGGAGACATCCTACCTGCTGCTTGTGGACCATGTCGCTCTCCGCGAACACCGCGCATCGCCCGGCTATCCTCACCGGCGCCTCCGATGCAGCCGCGAGTTCACCGAACTTCTCCACCGGCACCCCCAACCGCTCCGCCTGGTGCTCGAGGAACGACCCCGTCCCTGCAGCACACACCGTGTTCATGGCGAAATCTACAACCACGCCGGACCGGAGCAGGATTATCTTGGAGTCCTGTCCTCCAATCTCGATCACTGTGCGGACATCCGGAACTTCCTTGAGCGCGGCGACCGCGTGTGCGGTGATCTCGTTCTTCACAACGTCAGCCCCGACGAGCACGCCAGCCAGGCGCCGTCCTGAACCGGTGGTGCCCACACCGGCCACTTCGAACCCTGGCACGGACCGTCTGAGTATCCTGAGCCCCTCCTGCACTGCATCTATGGGGCGTCCCTGCGTACGAAGGTACAGTGACTCCACAACTTCCTCATCTTCGGACAAAAGCACCAAATTGGTGCTCACCGATCCAACATCTACTCCGAGGTACCCGCGCATGCCGCCTCGCCTCCTGCCGCACGTGATTCGCATCTGACCGCGAGCAAATCCACGAAAGCTTCCAACCTGGTCATGAGTCCAGCATCTCCAGTATGCTCGTCAAAGACGCACGACATGATTGGCATTCCCTCATGTTCTGCAACAGATGGAAGGATGCTCTGGGCAACTACCTCAGGCATGCACGTGAAAGGGGCAAGGTGGACCACACCGTCCACTCCGTCTCTCGCCATCTCCACTGAGCAAGCTATGCTCTCGAGGCCATGCCCTCCCACCGCGTGGTTCAGGTAAGGGCTTGCGAAACGCGTGCGGTCCGGCTTGCCGGAGGGGTGTAGGATGTCGAGATAGACGTTCTCCCGGACCCACCCGCTGAATGTGATGGGCCTGACAACCTCAGCTCCTAGCTCACCGAGTTTCTCCGCGACCCCCAAGTTCACAAAGGGCTCCAGGACGACGTACACCTCACCCACCACGCCCACGCGCAGGCTCCGGGATTCGCCCGGGCTCCACGGGCGCGCGCACCTTTGAATGGCATGTAATCCTTCAGCCGTCGCCTCCCTGACTTCCCGTTCAGAGTCTGCCGCGTCCAACCGTGCGAGTGCTCCTGCCAAGGCTCTCGTAACCGACCCGCGCGTTGCCTCACGCGCCCGGGTGACCAGGGCCGCCTGTTCCAGCCTGTCGAGGCTGCACGCCTTCAGCCACGCTCGCTTGACCGCAGACACTATCCGAACCAGTCCGGAGCGTCCGGCAAGAGTGCGAAGGTCCCGGAAGAACTCACGTGGGTAGGCTCTTGGCGGCTCGAGTGCAATGAGCTTCACCGAGTGCCCCAGGTCGCGCAGGATCTCCCGCTGCAGCTCGCAGTAATAGCCGAATCTGCAGGGCCCGATCCCGCCTGCCATCATGAATGCGTCTGCCCCAAGCTCGATGGCTTCGAGGAAGTTGCCGACGGTAACCTTGAGCGGCAGGCAGGCAAATTCGGGGGCATGAAGAGCGCCGCGCTCCAGCGTCCGTCTGGTCGTGGGTGGAGGCACCAGAACCTCAAGACCGAGGGATCGGAGGAGTTCACCCAGGGGAATATACATGTTGCCCAGATGGGCAAAGGAAAGCTTCATCTAGTCCCCGCCCTCCAGCCCGCCGTGTCCATAAACGCCTCAAGCCGGGTGATCAGCCCGGCCTCGCCTGTGTGCTCGTCTATGTTCAGAAGAAGGAACGGCATTCCTGAGTGCCGGCTCGCTTCTCTGCTCACAAGTTCCGCCACGAAGGACTCGGGACCGCACCCAAAAGACGTGAGGTACACGATCCCATCGACCTCGGATGTCTCAATCCACCTGACCGCAGCGCCGAGAAGCTTCTCCGCGAGTGTCCAAAAGAGTCTTTTCCGGCCTTTCCGTGCCCATCGGACCACCTCGGGCGCGGGGTAATCATCCGCGGTGACCGGGCGCGCCCCGAGCGTCCTGAGCTTGTCCAACAGGTTCATGCTGACGAAGGCGTCCTTGAGGTTGTAGGGGTGACCGAGGACCCCTACCCTCACCTGGCCCGTGGCAGCCTCGTCCGCCTCGGACAGCACCTCAGCCGGTTGGGCCTCGCAGCCCATGCGCCGAAGTCCACGACGGAAGGCACGAATCGTCTCATAGGGTCCGGCCCCGAACTCCCTGCCGAGACGGAGCAGGTTGCCTGCGAACGGGAAATCTCCTCGGGACCGGTCCACACAGGTATCGATCACCCGGGACTTGCACTGAAGCCGAGCGCGAACCATGTCAGGAAGGCCCATCATCTTCGGACAGATGAATGACCTTCTCTCCACACTGACCACTCTGGGCACAAAGAGGGCGTCTACCCTGCCGTCGAGGTAGGCGGCGTGGCCCATGAACACCTTCACGGGCAGGCACACCTCGTCGACGCAGGACTTCACGCCCAGG from Bacillota bacterium includes these protein-coding regions:
- a CDS encoding protease complex subunit PrcB family protein, with product MRRVCIVAAVVAASVLGTVAPPAGAVGLLASPWDRAELEAIQADVGLGHHSWRLDPEQVARAWGVRLGFSPEHDQFNILPSKPGIPGPDGPTVDVQVLHGQEVHVMTLVQPLGPGPDKIWVVESVTRVPDATVLYASQGPLEDSWIGARPRVRFYVSGRFMGPDFDPNTQVGLVADLGERPTGGYSIGIRNIILRGRTVTVTVWVSNPKPGDMVVQALTRPLAYAVINKEDLPKGSVTFEIRRADGAECGESRTLVNDLGSYTVRPGDSFYRIASRFDMPLSKLLSYNEGVDPLNLQVGHEVMLEPVLAMSNLAIRRD
- a CDS encoding aspartate/glutamate racemase family protein; its protein translation is MKTIGLIAGMSWESSAEYYRIINEAVRHRLGGLHSAECIMYSVDFARMERLQAAGEWDQVGAELAQVAKGLERAGAEILVLATNTMHKVADVIEAAVTIPLLHIADATAERVKAQGVERVGLLGTRFTMEEDFYAGHLAARRGLRVMTPGPEARQIVNDIIFRELCRGIVRESSRMALRGIMAGLAASGAQGIVLGCTELSMLVGAADAPVPVFDTTRIHAEAAVDWALGGEF
- a CDS encoding CoA protein activase; the protein is MKLSFAHLGNMYIPLGELLRSLGLEVLVPPPTTRRTLERGALHAPEFACLPLKVTVGNFLEAIELGADAFMMAGGIGPCRFGYYCELQREILRDLGHSVKLIALEPPRAYPREFFRDLRTLAGRSGLVRIVSAVKRAWLKACSLDRLEQAALVTRAREATRGSVTRALAGALARLDAADSEREVREATAEGLHAIQRCARPWSPGESRSLRVGVVGEVYVVLEPFVNLGVAEKLGELGAEVVRPITFSGWVRENVYLDILHPSGKPDRTRFASPYLNHAVGGHGLESIACSVEMARDGVDGVVHLAPFTCMPEVVAQSILPSVAEHEGMPIMSCVFDEHTGDAGLMTRLEAFVDLLAVRCESRAAGGEAACAGTSE
- a CDS encoding acyl-CoA dehydratase activase; amino-acid sequence: MRGYLGVDVGSVSTNLVLLSEDEEVVESLYLRTQGRPIDAVQEGLRILRRSVPGFEVAGVGTTGSGRRLAGVLVGADVVKNEITAHAVAALKEVPDVRTVIEIGGQDSKIILLRSGVVVDFAMNTVCAAGTGSFLEHQAERLGVPVEKFGELAAASEAPVRIAGRCAVFAESDMVHKQQVGCLLPDIIRGLCEALVRNYLNNVGKGKEIHAPVVFQGGVAANAGMRQAFEEALRMPVTVPPRFDVMGAIGAAILAKRHVRSGRATGGTSFAGWVVPDHDFSARSRECTDCPNMCEIVEISRDSALIARWGGKCGKWEEARPVAPGPPDPSPMSGLSCPSGELESAAGR
- a CDS encoding DegV family protein, with protein sequence MARIGVVTDSIADLPQDLYRENNIEVVPVSVLFGDEVYKDQVDLTTEEFFEKLKTSDVMPTTSQPSPASFLAVYKRMLENYDHIISIHVSSKLSGTYQSALIARETLGSSAIEVIDSGQASTCQGFVALAAARAVAAGRELNEIRRVVRHFMDNVKLLFTVDTLRYLEKNGRIGKASALLGGLLSIKPVISLGEGEVIPVDRVRGAGRVLPRVMELMSQWVGSRKPLHVAVIHGDSPDRAKEWKAEVERRFVCAEVFISKCGPVVGTHTGPGSIGVAWCPAYEG
- a CDS encoding acyl-CoA dehydratase activase-related protein, yielding MAISVGIPRGLLYYEFYPLWEEFLETLGVRVVVSPPTNKAIVDLGVKSCVDEVCLPVKVFMGHAAYLDGRVDALFVPRVVSVERRSFICPKMMGLPDMVRARLQCKSRVIDTCVDRSRGDFPFAGNLLRLGREFGAGPYETIRAFRRGLRRMGCEAQPAEVLSEADEAATGQVRVGVLGHPYNLKDAFVSMNLLDKLRTLGARPVTADDYPAPEVVRWARKGRKRLFWTLAEKLLGAAVRWIETSEVDGIVYLTSFGCGPESFVAELVSREASRHSGMPFLLLNIDEHTGEAGLITRLEAFMDTAGWRAGTR